From the genome of Haloterrigena sp. KLK7, one region includes:
- a CDS encoding FxLYD domain-containing protein translates to MTRSESTSRRRLLTAVGAGVSAAVAGCTGSGGLSGEPSYEDGNGVEINASNVSNRTTSEMSTAAALANQQPSQSVTPLDPLSLTDHQFVVEGGYLGSTVQGTVENTGSDRIQIVEVRTRIYNDAGNVIGRYLATTGDLDGGETWEFQVVVLEAPSDVANYDIAVLGTPS, encoded by the coding sequence ATGACCCGATCGGAGTCGACGAGCCGACGCCGACTTCTCACAGCGGTCGGTGCCGGCGTCTCGGCCGCGGTCGCCGGTTGTACCGGCAGCGGGGGCCTCAGCGGCGAACCCTCCTACGAGGACGGCAACGGCGTCGAGATAAACGCCAGTAACGTCTCTAACCGGACGACGTCGGAGATGTCTACGGCGGCCGCGCTCGCAAACCAGCAACCGTCTCAGTCCGTGACGCCGTTGGATCCCCTCTCGCTGACCGACCACCAGTTCGTCGTCGAGGGGGGCTATCTCGGCTCGACCGTGCAGGGAACCGTCGAGAACACGGGCAGCGATCGGATCCAGATCGTCGAAGTGCGAACCCGGATCTACAACGACGCCGGCAACGTGATCGGTCGGTATCTGGCCACGACGGGCGACCTCGATGGCGGCGAGACCTGGGAGTTCCAGGTGGTCGTCCTCGAGGCGCCGTCGGACGTCGCCAACTACGACATCGCGGTGTTGGGGACGCCGTCCTAA
- a CDS encoding cupin domain-containing protein, with amino-acid sequence MGYDTASKTDPESVIDEEWGGMWFLKDEVDADEAGFSILELEPDGKGMEHDESDSGQEEIYYVVSGTVDVELTDRDETVTLEEDDLIRLDPEETRQIFNRSDERVKLVLVGAPL; translated from the coding sequence ATGGGCTACGACACTGCCAGCAAGACCGATCCGGAGTCAGTCATCGACGAGGAGTGGGGCGGTATGTGGTTCCTCAAGGACGAGGTCGACGCCGACGAGGCCGGCTTCTCGATCCTCGAGCTCGAGCCCGACGGCAAGGGCATGGAACACGACGAGAGCGACAGCGGACAGGAGGAGATCTACTACGTCGTCAGCGGTACCGTCGACGTCGAACTGACCGACCGGGACGAGACGGTCACGCTCGAGGAAGACGACCTGATCCGGCTCGATCCCGAGGAGACCCGCCAGATCTTCAACCGCAGCGACGAGCGCGTGAAGCTGGTCCTGGTCGGCGCGCCGCTCTAG
- a CDS encoding AAA family ATPase translates to MILVVCGPPGAGKTTIATAVRNRLEARGEPVPVLLHHSDDFSSRTYEQLFERARDDPVETLTVVDGTFYEREWQTQFRTLGFREAIRFVFVTASLETCLERNRTRADPIEEQGVHVIYREFDAPEDALELDTDAVDVESAVDRIERALEAWNWIAESTT, encoded by the coding sequence GTGATCCTCGTCGTCTGTGGGCCGCCGGGCGCCGGTAAGACCACCATCGCGACGGCAGTCCGTAACCGCCTCGAGGCCCGCGGCGAACCTGTCCCCGTCCTGCTCCACCACTCCGACGACTTCTCGAGTCGCACCTACGAGCAGTTGTTCGAGCGAGCCCGCGACGACCCCGTCGAGACGCTCACGGTCGTCGACGGGACCTTCTACGAGCGCGAGTGGCAGACGCAGTTTCGGACCCTCGGCTTCCGCGAGGCGATCCGCTTCGTTTTCGTCACCGCGAGCCTCGAGACCTGCCTCGAGCGGAATCGAACGCGCGCGGATCCGATCGAGGAGCAGGGCGTCCACGTGATCTACCGGGAGTTCGACGCGCCCGAGGACGCTCTCGAGCTCGATACCGACGCGGTGGACGTCGAGAGCGCCGTCGACCGGATCGAGCGCGCGCTCGAGGCGTGGAACTGGATCGCAGAGTCGACGACGTGA
- a CDS encoding dipeptide epimerase, with the protein MALETSFERHALPLEYPFGIARGTTTERAVVTVRIEDDDAVGVGGAAPAAHYGETVETVTAVLPDLLAVVEDVGDPHRLERIERRMRETVRRNPAARAAVSIACHDLVATRLDVPLYRYWGLDPAETLETSYTIGLDDTETMREKTETALERGHGTLKVKLGTDGDLEIVEAIRAVAPDVRLFVDANEAWAPKEAVRKIERLADYDLAFVEQPVPAEDPEGLRYVYERSPLPIAADESCVTLADIPQVADRCDIANLKLMKCGGLREAKRMIHAARAHGLEVMCGCMTESNASIAAACHLAPLLDYADLDGSLLLADDPYDGVPMPGGRIDLAGLERSGTGAVRE; encoded by the coding sequence ATGGCGCTCGAGACCTCCTTCGAACGCCACGCGCTGCCCCTCGAGTACCCGTTCGGGATCGCCCGGGGGACGACGACCGAGCGAGCGGTCGTCACGGTCCGCATTGAAGACGACGACGCCGTCGGCGTCGGCGGCGCCGCGCCCGCGGCCCACTACGGCGAGACCGTCGAGACGGTGACGGCCGTCCTCCCCGACTTGCTCGCGGTCGTCGAGGACGTGGGCGATCCCCACCGACTCGAGCGCATCGAGCGTCGCATGCGCGAGACCGTCCGGCGGAACCCGGCGGCTCGCGCCGCGGTCAGCATCGCCTGCCACGATCTGGTCGCCACGCGACTCGACGTCCCGCTCTACCGGTACTGGGGGCTCGATCCGGCGGAGACCCTCGAGACCTCCTACACGATCGGTCTCGACGACACGGAGACGATGCGCGAGAAGACCGAGACCGCCCTCGAGCGCGGCCACGGCACGTTAAAGGTCAAACTGGGGACGGATGGGGACCTCGAGATCGTCGAGGCGATTCGGGCGGTCGCACCCGACGTTCGGCTGTTCGTCGACGCCAACGAGGCCTGGGCGCCGAAGGAGGCCGTCCGCAAGATCGAGCGCCTCGCGGACTACGACCTCGCGTTCGTCGAACAGCCCGTCCCCGCCGAGGACCCCGAGGGACTGCGATACGTCTACGAGCGCTCGCCGCTGCCGATCGCCGCCGACGAGTCCTGCGTGACGCTCGCGGATATTCCGCAGGTCGCGGACCGCTGTGATATCGCGAACCTGAAACTCATGAAGTGCGGCGGCCTCCGCGAGGCGAAGCGGATGATCCACGCCGCCCGCGCCCACGGCCTCGAGGTGATGTGCGGTTGTATGACCGAGTCCAACGCCTCGATCGCCGCGGCCTGTCACCTCGCGCCGCTGCTGGACTACGCCGACCTGGACGGCTCGCTGTTGCTCGCCGACGATCCCTACGACGGCGTCCCGATGCCCGGCGGTCGGATCGATCTGGCGGGACTCGAGCGGTCGGGGACGGGCGCGGTCCGCGAGTAG
- a CDS encoding DUF1611 domain-containing protein, translating to MRVAILAHEKFPDRAKTALGVLRYADYEAAAVLDRESAGRRVNDVVPDVQDAPIVEGMADLEADAVDALLIGISPIGGEFDESWRDDVRTALEYGCDVISGLHYFLAEDEEFARLAAENGCELRDVREPPEDLTVAEGVAGEVDAEVVLTVGTDCGVGKMTTTMELARAAREAGHDAAVIPTGQTGIMIEGWGNPIDRVVSDFTAGAVEEMVLEKGNEHDYLFVEGQGSIVHPAYSAVTCGILHGSMPDELVLCHNAGQEAIHGYESFSLPDLQTYVDLYESLSAPVSGGEIVAGALNTSGLETDADAREAVDAYGTEIDAPATDVLRFGADAVLEAIVE from the coding sequence ATGCGCGTCGCGATCCTCGCCCACGAGAAGTTTCCCGACCGAGCCAAGACCGCGCTGGGTGTCCTGCGGTACGCCGACTACGAGGCCGCGGCCGTCCTCGATCGCGAGTCGGCCGGCCGTCGCGTGAACGACGTCGTCCCGGACGTCCAGGACGCGCCGATCGTCGAGGGGATGGCCGACCTCGAGGCCGACGCCGTCGACGCCCTGCTGATCGGCATCTCTCCGATCGGCGGCGAGTTCGACGAGAGCTGGCGCGATGACGTGCGAACGGCCCTCGAGTACGGCTGCGACGTCATTTCGGGGCTGCACTACTTCCTCGCCGAGGACGAGGAATTCGCCCGTCTCGCGGCCGAAAACGGCTGCGAGCTGCGGGACGTCCGCGAGCCGCCCGAAGACCTGACCGTCGCCGAGGGCGTCGCCGGCGAGGTCGACGCCGAGGTCGTCCTCACCGTCGGCACCGACTGTGGCGTCGGCAAGATGACGACCACGATGGAACTGGCGCGGGCGGCCCGCGAGGCCGGCCACGACGCCGCCGTGATCCCCACCGGCCAGACGGGGATCATGATCGAGGGCTGGGGGAACCCGATCGACCGCGTCGTCAGCGACTTCACCGCGGGCGCGGTCGAGGAGATGGTCCTCGAGAAGGGGAACGAGCACGACTACCTCTTCGTCGAGGGCCAGGGCAGCATCGTCCACCCGGCGTACTCGGCGGTCACCTGCGGGATCCTCCACGGGTCGATGCCGGACGAACTCGTCCTCTGTCACAACGCCGGACAGGAGGCGATCCACGGCTACGAGTCGTTCTCGCTCCCCGACCTGCAGACCTACGTCGACCTCTACGAGTCGCTGTCCGCGCCCGTTTCGGGCGGCGAAATCGTCGCGGGCGCGTTGAACACCAGCGGCCTCGAGACCGACGCCGACGCGCGCGAGGCGGTCGACGCGTACGGGACCGAGATCGACGCCCCCGCGACGGACGTGCTCCGCTTCGGGGCCGACGCGGTCCTCGAGGCCATCGTCGAGTGA
- a CDS encoding Vms1/Ankzf1 family peptidyl-tRNA hydrolase, which produces MLDALLGRASLKERIDELEEKNERLRNRYEAESERRSEAATARQDAEERVNRLEDRIAQLEGELEQLEGHEAGRSVRRRERLRGSRLEAVVDRLTSFRTGPEGALTAILREDEGGETLVEEFDVDLETPLGDRAALVDEATPCVLCLDDAGLIAAALEPPAMPDPDPGSDSRVAWDDRFALEREWFLPTGRYALALVRTDLFALGAYEDGDRVDYRGFESDVKGNHSKGGFSQARFERIRDDQIDDHLERCREALADDVGDDIERLYLVGQRGVVETLAEESGLEPAGTAAVDATGDPEPALEDAHRSFWTTELRLF; this is translated from the coding sequence ATGCTCGACGCGTTACTCGGCCGCGCCTCCCTCAAGGAGCGCATCGACGAACTCGAGGAGAAAAACGAGCGGTTACGAAACCGGTACGAGGCCGAATCCGAGCGCCGATCGGAGGCGGCCACCGCCCGACAGGACGCCGAGGAGCGGGTCAACCGCCTCGAGGACCGCATCGCCCAGCTCGAGGGCGAACTCGAGCAATTGGAGGGCCACGAAGCCGGCCGCTCCGTCCGCCGGCGCGAACGGCTCCGGGGGAGCCGACTCGAGGCGGTCGTCGACCGACTGACGTCGTTTCGCACCGGTCCGGAGGGCGCCCTGACGGCGATTCTCCGCGAGGACGAGGGCGGCGAGACGCTCGTCGAGGAGTTCGACGTCGACCTCGAGACGCCGCTGGGCGACCGCGCCGCGCTCGTCGACGAGGCGACGCCGTGCGTGCTCTGTCTGGACGACGCCGGACTGATCGCCGCCGCGCTCGAGCCGCCGGCGATGCCCGACCCCGACCCCGGCTCCGACTCGCGGGTCGCCTGGGACGATCGGTTCGCCCTCGAGCGCGAGTGGTTCCTGCCGACCGGTCGGTACGCGCTCGCGCTCGTCCGGACCGACCTCTTCGCCCTCGGGGCTTACGAGGACGGCGACCGCGTCGACTATCGCGGCTTCGAGAGCGACGTCAAGGGGAACCACTCGAAGGGCGGCTTCTCGCAGGCCCGCTTCGAGCGCATCCGCGACGACCAGATCGACGATCACCTCGAGCGCTGCCGGGAGGCGCTGGCCGACGACGTCGGGGACGACATCGAGCGACTGTACCTGGTCGGCCAGCGCGGCGTCGTCGAGACCCTCGCCGAGGAGAGCGGCCTCGAGCCGGCCGGCACCGCCGCCGTCGACGCGACCGGCGACCCGGAACCGGCGCTCGAGGACGCCCACCGGTCGTTCTGGACGACCGAGCTTCGGCTGTTCTGA
- a CDS encoding DUF5802 family protein — MFEVFSRSYYLGRLYVTPIDGDRALMHSDQHERINEEVYATGDGLERLDAPLVMKLESGHFPVHGDDAVPTNTLAVPEPMLEDTDVRNPPSLREVLLARRERAEQLLTWAGGLSASDDHPAAGT, encoded by the coding sequence ATGTTCGAGGTCTTCTCGCGGAGCTACTATCTCGGACGACTCTACGTGACCCCCATCGACGGGGACCGCGCCCTCATGCACAGCGACCAGCACGAGCGGATCAACGAGGAGGTGTACGCGACCGGCGACGGTCTCGAGCGCCTCGACGCGCCGCTCGTGATGAAACTCGAGTCCGGGCACTTCCCCGTCCACGGCGACGACGCCGTGCCAACGAACACGCTCGCCGTGCCCGAACCGATGCTCGAGGACACCGACGTGCGCAACCCGCCGTCGCTGCGGGAAGTCCTGCTCGCCCGTCGCGAGCGCGCCGAGCAGCTGCTCACGTGGGCCGGCGGCCTGTCCGCTTCCGACGACCACCCCGCCGCCGGAACCTAG